From Aliarcobacter butzleri, the proteins below share one genomic window:
- the truA gene encoding tRNA pseudouridine(38-40) synthase TruA: MNLKFVVAYDGSLFQGSQKQPNGKTVENELLKAFENINIKTQIVLSGRTDKEVHSSGQVFNCQIPSYWEDFFKLKEILNKNLPTSIKIKKISKVDESFHSRFSAKKRVYRYLITTKETTPFNDKFITYVKSVDEKLLKKAIKEFIGIHDFKYFHKTGSDKENTNREIFDTKFYKYKDIYVFKFTANSYLRSQIRLMVGFLLAINDKKLTIEDLRKQLNCEKIIFKTPIKPNGLYLAKIKY; the protein is encoded by the coding sequence ATGAACTTAAAGTTTGTTGTCGCTTATGATGGAAGTTTATTTCAAGGAAGCCAAAAACAACCAAATGGCAAAACAGTTGAAAATGAACTTTTAAAGGCTTTTGAAAATATAAATATTAAAACTCAAATAGTTTTAAGTGGAAGAACAGATAAAGAAGTTCACTCATCTGGACAAGTGTTTAATTGTCAAATACCTTCGTATTGGGAAGATTTTTTTAAATTAAAAGAGATTTTAAACAAAAATCTTCCAACTTCTATAAAAATAAAAAAAATATCAAAAGTAGATGAAAGTTTTCATTCAAGATTTAGTGCAAAAAAAAGGGTTTATAGATATTTAATTACTACAAAAGAGACAACACCTTTTAATGATAAATTTATAACTTATGTAAAAAGTGTAGATGAAAAGCTTTTAAAAAAGGCTATAAAAGAGTTTATTGGAATTCATGATTTCAAATATTTTCATAAAACAGGAAGTGATAAAGAGAATACAAATAGAGAAATTTTTGATACAAAATTTTATAAATATAAAGATATTTATGTTTTTAAGTTTACTGCAAATTCATATTTACGAAGTCAAATTAGGCTTATGGTTGGATTTTTACTTGCAATAAATGATAAAAAATTAACTATTGAAGATTTAAGAAAACAACTAAATTGTGAAAAAATTATTTTTAAAACTCCTATAAAACCAAATGGTTTGTATCTTGCGAAGATAAAATATTAG